The Candidatus Zixiibacteriota bacterium genomic sequence AGGGCTGTTCTCGGCTTTCCTGGATGCTGAAAAAGTTGAAATGTATGGCGTGGAACCATCAGGCAAAAGCTTCAAGGAGGGTGAACATGCCGCCACTCTGACTTACGGTTCCCCGGGTATCATTCACGGTTTCAAGTGCTACCTGTTGCAGGATAATGAAGGACGACCGCTTCCTGTTTATTCTATCGCCTCCGGATTGGATTATCCGGGCGTCGGCCCCCAGCACAGTTATCTCAAGGATATCGGCCGCGTGCAGTACAAAACTATTAACGACAAGGAAGCGCTGGACGCTTTCTTCATGCTTTCCCGTGAGGAGGGAATCATCCCGGCCCTGGAAAGCTCGCACGCGGTCGCTTACGCCATAAAGATGGCAAAAGAACTCGACAGCGATCGCACTATCCTGGTCAATCTCTCCGGTCGAGGTGACAAGGATATCGATTATGTAGCTCAAAAATACGGAAAGGATTACGACCTTTTATAGACTCATGACCCATTGCCCTTTC encodes the following:
- a CDS encoding pyridoxal-phosphate dependent enzyme, whose product is GLFSAFLDAEKVEMYGVEPSGKSFKEGEHAATLTYGSPGIIHGFKCYLLQDNEGRPLPVYSIASGLDYPGVGPQHSYLKDIGRVQYKTINDKEALDAFFMLSREEGIIPALESSHAVAYAIKMAKELDSDRTILVNLSGRGDKDIDYVAQKYGKDYDLL